A stretch of Paracoccus sp. N5 DNA encodes these proteins:
- a CDS encoding DUF5671 domain-containing protein: MKPSDQLSEFVREALAQGGEPAQIAQALTHAGWSAPEIDEALHGWEVSSGLPPVPRPRPYASAQEALLYGLLFLSLGMVAWHVCDLGMGLIDRLIADPAEGWTYGGSSSARWSIASLIGFAPLFLFLNRKVARMSMGDAGRRRSLVRKWFASMTLLVASLVFLGDGIYAVYAFLNGELTARFAAKAVLVAGVAALVFAYYRDELND, encoded by the coding sequence ATGAAACCCTCCGACCAGCTTTCCGAATTCGTGCGCGAGGCCCTGGCCCAGGGCGGCGAGCCCGCGCAGATCGCGCAGGCGCTGACCCATGCCGGCTGGTCGGCGCCCGAGATCGACGAGGCGCTGCACGGCTGGGAGGTGTCGTCCGGCCTGCCGCCGGTGCCGCGTCCGCGCCCCTATGCCTCGGCGCAGGAGGCGCTGCTCTATGGGCTGCTGTTCCTGTCGCTCGGCATGGTGGCCTGGCATGTCTGCGACCTGGGCATGGGGCTGATCGACCGGCTGATCGCCGACCCGGCCGAGGGCTGGACCTATGGCGGCAGCAGTTCGGCGCGCTGGTCCATCGCCTCGCTGATCGGATTCGCGCCGCTGTTCCTGTTCCTGAACCGCAAGGTGGCGCGGATGAGCATGGGCGACGCCGGGCGCCGGCGGTCGCTGGTGCGCAAGTGGTTCGCCTCGATGACGCTGCTGGTCGCCTCGCTGGTGTTCCTGGGCGACGGGATCTATGCCGTCTATGCCTTCCTGAACGGCGAGCTGACAGCGCGATTTGCCGCCAAGGCGGTGCTGGTGGCCGGCGTGGCGGCGCTGGTCTTTGCCTATTACCGGGACGAGCTGAATGACTAG